The Saccharopolyspora gregorii genomic interval GCTGCGAGCGCTGGCTGCGCAATCTCGAAGCGCACACCGCACCGGAGCTCGCCGAGCAGGAGGTGTCCTGATGGGAGTGCGGTTGCACCACGAGGTGTCGCTGGCGGGCACCGACGAAGGATCGGTGCTGCCGGACCAGCGGTCCGGGGAGTACTGGCAGCTCAACGGATCAGCGGCGACCGCGCTGCGGATGCTGCTCGACGGCGCCGGGGAGCACGAGGTCGCGGCGGCGCTGGTCGCCGACAGCCCGCCCGGTGACGTCGGCCTGGACGAGGCGCTGCGCGATGTGCGGGAACTGACCGCACAACTGGCGGCGGCCCGGTTGGCGGTGCGCTCGTGAGCACCCCCGAAGCGCTGTTCCGCAGCGCCACCCGCCCGCCGCTGCGGGCCCGGCTGGCGGCACGGCTCGCCGTGGTCGTCGCGCTGGGCCTGTCCCGGTTGCCGCCGCGCCGGATTCGCGCGGTGCTCGCGGTGATCCGCGGCCGGGCTCGGCCCGCCGAGCACGATCGAGCACTCGCGATCCGGCAGGCCGTGGTGGCGGTGAGCCTGACCTGCGCTGGCAAGGGCTGCCTGCCGCGGTCGATCGCCATCGCCCTGCTGTGCCGCTGCCGCGGGCAGTGGCCGACCTGGCGGGTGGGAGCGCGCACCGACCCGTTCGGCGCGCACGCCTGGGTGGAGGCCGACGGCATCGCGGTCGGCGAGAACGCGAGCATCGACTCGTTCCACCCCCTGCTGACCGTGCCGCCGCTCGCGCGGTGAACTCTCCGGACGTGCGCCGGTGCCCCGACCGCTGCTTCCCGCCACCCTCGGTCAGCGTCGCTCCGGATCGAGCCTGGTCGCGAGGTAGCCGGTGAGCAGCGCGGTGATCTCCTCCACCGCGTCCTCCCGGTCCACCTCGGGCGGGTCCAGCACGTAGCTGATCGCCAGGTTCTCCACGGTCCGCACCAGCACCCAGGCCACCGCGTCGGCCCGGGCACCGCCGGGGAGGTACCCCAGCAGGGCGGTGGTGGCGAGC includes:
- a CDS encoding lasso peptide biosynthesis PqqD family chaperone, whose translation is MGVRLHHEVSLAGTDEGSVLPDQRSGEYWQLNGSAATALRMLLDGAGEHEVAAALVADSPPGDVGLDEALRDVRELTAQLAAARLAVRS
- a CDS encoding lasso peptide biosynthesis B2 protein, with protein sequence MSTPEALFRSATRPPLRARLAARLAVVVALGLSRLPPRRIRAVLAVIRGRARPAEHDRALAIRQAVVAVSLTCAGKGCLPRSIAIALLCRCRGQWPTWRVGARTDPFGAHAWVEADGIAVGENASIDSFHPLLTVPPLAR